A single window of Cytobacillus dafuensis DNA harbors:
- the rpsD gene encoding 30S ribosomal protein S4: protein MARYTGPSWKLSRRLGISLSGTGKELEKRPYAPGQHGPNQRKKLSEYGLQLQEKQKLRHMYGVNERQFRNLFDKAGKLTGKHGENFMILLESRLDNVVYRLGLARTRRQARQIVNHGHILVNGSRVDIPSFRVQPGQTISLREKSRNLDIVKEAIEVNNFVPDFLTFDADKLEGTFTRLPERSELPAEINESLIVEFYSR, encoded by the coding sequence ATGGCTCGTTATACTGGTCCAAGCTGGAAACTATCTCGCCGTCTAGGAATTTCCCTAAGCGGTACAGGTAAAGAATTAGAAAAGCGTCCTTACGCTCCTGGACAACATGGTCCAAACCAACGCAAGAAATTATCTGAATACGGATTACAATTACAAGAAAAGCAAAAACTTCGTCATATGTATGGAGTAAATGAGCGTCAATTCCGTAACTTATTTGATAAAGCTGGTAAATTAACTGGTAAACATGGTGAAAACTTCATGATTCTTTTAGAATCTCGTCTTGATAATGTTGTTTATCGCCTTGGCCTAGCTCGTACTCGTCGTCAAGCTCGCCAAATTGTTAACCATGGTCATATCTTAGTTAATGGTTCTCGCGTTGATATCCCATCATTCCGCGTACAACCTGGCCAAACAATCAGCCTTCGTGAAAAGTCTCGTAACCTTGACATCGTTAAGGAAGCTATCGAAGTAAACAACTTCGTTCCTGACTTCTTAACTTTTGATGCTGATAAATTAGAAGGAACTTTCACTCGCTTACCAGAGCGTTCTGAACTTCCTGCTGAAATTAACGAATCTCTAATCGTTGAGTTCTACTCTCGTTAA